One genomic segment of Arachis duranensis cultivar V14167 chromosome 4, aradu.V14167.gnm2.J7QH, whole genome shotgun sequence includes these proteins:
- the LOC107485782 gene encoding uncharacterized protein LOC107485782, producing MKSGAFAALFVAGGRSSRSWGSSSSCFESRRQPPSRNQKLLHDLGKGDGEELKSTAIHCLCRLRGQAVDESAHRQVDEILAELAYVGEEKEVIFGEIFREKCLKALTIGAGLVLFQQITGQPNVLQYAGSILQDSPLHLMQPESLFSLVFSSYVQCNERKHGWFTWILLQSAPPLPQAQFSAACNSTSLLCGSAMHHCSYSANTLFLFLPLSGEFQILLVVMFCCIS from the exons ATGAAG TCGGGCGCCTTCGCTGCGCTCTTCGTCGCCGGCGGCAGAAGCAGCAGGTCTTGGGGCTCGTCGTCTTCTTGCTTCGAGTCTCGCCGTCAGCCTCCTTCGCGCAATCAGAAGCTGCTTCATGATTTG GGGAAAGGGGACGGAGAGGAGTTGAAAAGCACCGCAATTCATTGTCTGTGCCGTCTTCGAGGTCAAGCTGTTGATGAATCAGCTCATCGGCAAGTGGATGAAATTCTGGCTGAGCTTGCTTATGTGGGTGAAGAAAAAGAGGTTATTTTCGGAGAAATATTCAGAGAAAAATGCTTGAAAGCCCTTACCATTGGTGCAGGATTGGTCTTGTTTCAACAG ATCACAGGGCAACCAAATGTGCTTCAGTATGCTGGATCAATCCTTCAG GATTCTCCACTGCATCTGATGCAACCTGAGTCTCTATTCTCCTTGGTTTTTTCAAG CTACGTTCAATGCAATGAGAGAAAGCATGGTTGGTTCACTTGGATTTTGCTACAATCTGCACCTCCACTTCCACAAGCCCAATTCAGCGCTGCCTGCAACTCAACGTCGCTGCTTTGCGGATCAGCTATGCACCATTGCTCATATTCAGCAAacaccctttttcttttcttgccccTTAGTGGTGAATTTCAAATTCTGTTGGTGGTCATGTTCTGCTGTATATCTTGA
- the LOC110280237 gene encoding uncharacterized protein LOC110280237, protein MMTSPLLLLFIIFILFLISSRRCPPWKAHPPPRLSLLPMGCCGDKWSPSNLFSIRRSRWWWRRSCSCGGKGEEKGGGGSSGQGHTLMSLLLGSGNANRKPECLIAIVELCVKLPKSH, encoded by the exons ATGATGACATCACCGCTGTTGCTCCTTTTTATAATCTTCATCCTGTTCCTCATCAGTTCCCGCAGGTGTCCGCCGTGGAAGGCTCATCCTCCTCCGCGACTGAGCCTTTTGCCAATGGGATGCTGCGGTGACAAGTGGAGTCCCAGCAACCTCTTCAGCATCAGGAGGAGTCGATGGTGGTGGAGGAGGAGTTGTAGCTGCGGTGGCAAAGGGGAAGAGAAGGGTGGTGGAGGAAGCAGTGGACAAGGCCACACTTTAATGAGTCTGCTCCTAGGTTCAGGGAATGCAAACAG GAAGCCAGAATGCTTAATTGCCATCGTAGAGTTATGTGTGAAGCTGCCAAAAAGTCATTGA
- the LOC107485754 gene encoding aspartyl protease family protein 2-like codes for MACLSSSSHLIPQNLHFIILTSSLVSPYKQDVVVKIGIGTIDIEGDVAYKSYLLALDTGSDLIWIQCEECKIQDENHRCYPQKEEPFPDSKSRTFQPLPSSHPLCKHSRSDEKGHCIYTVKYKTESINSTGVLSSETFRFPLLRHQVIAGIFGMSPGPLSFLSQYKPKKFSYCMVPRHVKNPPPTYLRFGSEVKPFTRFQTVDLLMTKATKNHFVLQLEDLGVNGKRLWIDRRRLGNQQLVVDSGSTDSCMLNGAHEKTCE; via the exons ATGGCTTGTCTCTCGAGCTCATCCCACCTCATTCCCCAAAATCTCCATTTTATCATTCTAACCTCGTCCTTGGTTTCCCCATATAAACAAGACGTGGTAGTAAAGATTGGTATTGGTACCATCGACATCGAGGGTGATGTCGCTTACAAATCTTATCTGTTAGCATTGGACACTGGATCCGACTTAATATGGATTCAGTGTGAGGAATGCAAGATTCAAGATGAAAACCATAGGTGCTATCCTCAGAAAGAAGAACCGTTTCCGGATAGCAAGTCAAGAACCTTCCAACCTCTGCCTTCAAGTCACCCCCTCTGCAAACACAGTCGCTCCGACGAAAAAGGCCACTGCATATACACGGTGAAGTACAAAACTGAATCCATCAATAGCACAGGCGTGCTTTCCAGTGAGACCTTCAGATTCCCTCTACTTCGTCACCAAGTG ATAGCAGGGATTTTTGGCATGAGCCCTGGTCCCCTTTCTTTTCTAAGCCAATATAAACCAAAGAAATTTTCATACTGCATGGTTCCGCGCCATGTGAAAAACCCTCCTCCAACCTACCTGAGGTTTGGCTCAGAAGTGAAGCCGTTTACAAGGTTCCAGACGGTGGATCTTCTTATGACTAAGGCAACTAAAAATCACTTTGTTCTGCAGCTGGAAGACCTTGGAGTAAACGGCAAGAGGCTTTGGATTGATCGGAGGAGGCTTGGAAATCAGCAGTTAGTTGTTGACTCTGGCTCCACTGATTCATGTATGCTGAACGGTGCCCATGAAAAAACTTGTGAGTAA
- the LOC107485753 gene encoding uncharacterized protein LOC107485753 — protein sequence MRKRKKAKIIIFINSGDAIYKLDLSLSPLLSRNRAHRRCFIVSRPFLGSSPATEALVGSSSPIVFWIQVFALASRHGSWTGVGSSLASSLVLFWAGVLFVTQSPLEGRMIVESKTAELKTQIRLKGSHEDNESQLKASREVLPTM from the exons atgaggaagaggaagaaagctAAAATCATCATTTTCATTAACAGTGGCGATGCCATATATAAATTAG atctctccctctctcctcTCTTGTCTCGCAATCGAGCTCATCGCCGGTGTTTCATCGTCTCGCGGCCTTTCCTGGGCTCCTCTCCGGCGACAGAAGCACTCGTCGGATCGTCGTCGCCCATCGTCTTCTGGATTCAAGTATTCGCCCTCGCGAGTCGCCATGGATCGTGGACTGGCGTAGGGTCGTCACTTGCTTCGTCGCTCGTCCTCTTCTGGGCTGGGGTCCTCTTCGTCACCCAGTCGCCTTTG GAAGGTCGAATGATCGTGGAGAGCAAGACAGCAGAACTGAAGACTCAAATCCGGCTTAAAGGAAGTCACGAGGACAATGAATCACAACTCAAGGCATCTCGAGAAGTATTGCCAACTATGTAA